The Virgibacillus phasianinus genome includes a window with the following:
- a CDS encoding DUF2922 domain-containing protein has translation MKKLELKFENEEGKVVTYTLDKPVEPVDLVAVNNAMDEIIAQNVFTSSGGNLVAKQSARIVERNVSDIELA, from the coding sequence ATGAAAAAGCTGGAATTGAAATTTGAAAACGAGGAAGGCAAAGTAGTAACATACACACTGGATAAACCAGTTGAGCCAGTAGACCTCGTTGCAGTGAACAACGCAATGGATGAGATTATCGCACAAAACGTATTCACCTCATCCGGCGGCAATCTTGTAGCCAAACAAAGCGCACGGATTGTGGAACGTAACGTATCAGACATCGAATTAGCTTAA
- a CDS encoding YvrJ family protein produces METWMSFVTDVGFPIVVTFYLLHRIEGKLNDLIESILTLPDKMGGS; encoded by the coding sequence GTGGAGACCTGGATGTCATTCGTGACCGACGTTGGCTTCCCGATTGTAGTGACATTTTATCTATTACACCGCATTGAAGGAAAGCTCAATGACCTAATCGAATCAATCCTCACCTTACCCGATAAAATGGGTGGCTCGTGA
- a CDS encoding transporter suffix domain-containing protein, with protein sequence MRKGKVSIKKKQKKLKSYKFGIALLIVAVLCWLTAAVTTLIPFSITVKASIITGGLIIGEILFWVGALLVGKEVVSNYKRYLNPKNWWKKGERKKHEE encoded by the coding sequence ATGAGAAAAGGAAAGGTTTCAATAAAAAAGAAGCAAAAAAAATTAAAATCCTATAAGTTTGGAATAGCGCTTTTAATTGTTGCTGTTTTATGTTGGCTGACTGCTGCTGTCACAACACTAATACCATTTTCGATTACGGTAAAGGCAAGTATTATAACAGGTGGTCTCATAATAGGGGAAATCTTATTTTGGGTAGGTGCTTTACTCGTTGGCAAAGAAGTAGTATCAAACTATAAACGTTATTTAAATCCCAAAAATTGGTGGAAAAAAGGTGAAAGAAAAAAGCATGAAGAATAA
- a CDS encoding TIGR02328 family protein: MRLWHEDLLSRLPRQQLLGQHRECCALRGNGWGKRHATVNYVFNYSPYKLFLYHQKVMDEMKKRGYRNDPAWEDPTYRGKISDSHSNGSLGDTNVEARYPEHDDNYLQECIDNLHKKGIDI; encoded by the coding sequence ATGCGCTTATGGCACGAAGACCTTCTCTCAAGGTTACCTCGACAGCAGCTTCTCGGACAACATCGTGAATGCTGTGCATTGCGTGGGAACGGGTGGGGAAAGAGGCATGCAACGGTCAATTATGTTTTTAATTATTCCCCATATAAACTCTTCCTCTATCACCAGAAGGTTATGGATGAAATGAAAAAAAGAGGATATCGTAATGATCCAGCATGGGAAGATCCAACCTATCGAGGAAAGATTAGTGATTCACACAGTAATGGAAGCTTGGGTGATACGAACGTAGAAGCCCGTTACCCTGAACACGATGATAACTATTTACAGGAATGCATAGATAACCTACATAAAAAAGGAATTGATATATAA
- a CDS encoding nuclease-related domain-containing protein produces MLEQDLAHRQQGYDGEKNVDRFTGALLKNNFTLLHDVYLDSTFQIDTLIIGPHCMFVVEIKNYKGTITLDYKLNQFTREYKGVVTGFRNPIIQAMTNKLLLTNWLAEHNIDDIPIIPLFVISDPATIIKVIPETHDISSEIMHGEYMPQHVIKVNHALNKPHGHLHQKIGAMIVQECETYHFDYQQKYAIDPKDLLGGVQCTGCGRLGMRRQYNSWICEKCQTVSKTAHIQALTDYFLVKKPWISNSECMRFLGITSKNVATKLLKEHGLYYDPIHRRWHVKQVNKVPVGKITV; encoded by the coding sequence ATGCTGGAGCAGGATTTGGCACATCGTCAACAAGGCTATGACGGCGAGAAAAACGTAGATCGTTTCACCGGCGCGCTTTTGAAAAATAACTTCACGCTACTCCACGACGTCTACTTAGATTCCACCTTCCAGATTGATACCCTAATCATCGGACCGCACTGCATGTTCGTCGTTGAAATCAAAAACTACAAAGGAACCATCACCCTTGACTACAAACTAAACCAATTCACCCGCGAATATAAGGGAGTGGTCACCGGCTTCCGCAACCCCATCATTCAAGCCATGACAAACAAGCTGCTCCTAACAAACTGGCTCGCAGAACACAACATAGATGATATCCCCATCATCCCGCTTTTTGTCATTAGTGATCCAGCCACCATAATAAAAGTAATCCCGGAAACCCACGATATATCCAGCGAAATCATGCACGGAGAGTACATGCCGCAGCACGTCATCAAAGTGAATCATGCACTAAACAAGCCTCATGGTCATCTTCATCAAAAGATTGGCGCAATGATTGTACAAGAATGTGAAACCTATCATTTCGATTATCAGCAAAAATACGCGATCGATCCCAAAGACTTGCTAGGCGGGGTGCAGTGCACTGGTTGCGGAAGGCTGGGAATGCGGCGACAGTACAACAGCTGGATCTGTGAAAAATGCCAAACCGTCTCCAAAACTGCGCATATACAAGCGCTGACAGACTACTTCCTGGTAAAAAAGCCATGGATCAGTAATTCCGAATGCATGCGCTTTCTGGGCATCACCTCCAAAAATGTTGCAACCAAACTACTGAAGGAGCACGGACTTTATTATGATCCGATCCATAGGAGATGGCATGTAAAGCAGGTGAATAAAGTGCCGGTTGGTAAAATCACTGTCTAG
- a CDS encoding YybH family protein, translated as MGIGFNNVQEVLENYKSAVYEKDVERFLSSCASDIHVYDCWQDWEYIGISQRKEMAEEWFNGLNEEGVLLKTDFDNLVIEENANLAFVHCNVTYAAHNESGEKLRQMRNRFTFGLKKENDSWNIIHEHSSLPINMETGKGIF; from the coding sequence ATGGGTATTGGTTTTAACAATGTTCAGGAGGTTCTGGAAAATTATAAATCCGCGGTATACGAGAAGGATGTTGAGAGGTTTTTGTCTTCATGTGCCTCTGATATCCATGTTTATGATTGTTGGCAGGACTGGGAATATATAGGTATTTCTCAAAGGAAAGAAATGGCGGAAGAATGGTTTAATGGTTTAAATGAAGAAGGTGTTTTACTTAAGACAGACTTTGACAATTTAGTCATTGAAGAAAATGCCAATCTTGCTTTCGTTCATTGTAATGTTACGTACGCTGCTCACAACGAATCTGGAGAAAAACTACGTCAGATGAGAAATCGATTTACATTCGGTTTGAAAAAAGAAAACGACTCCTGGAACATCATACATGAACATTCGTCATTGCCAATAAATATGGAAACTGGGAAAGGTATTTTTTAA
- a CDS encoding aminoglycoside phosphotransferase family protein, whose protein sequence is MSEKMHVDELEIDEQLVRSLLVDQFPHWAKLPLRRVEPIGTVNAIFRLGDEYSVRLARRGGPITPGSREFTWLPRLASSVSLDIPMPIAQGHPNNEYPWFWEVHTWVEGDTMPIEGIDEIQAACDLAAFIAALQQVNSSGGPLGRGIPLAQRDKDFRYWLARFDGDPAVSVVWESALAAPPWNGPPVWHHGDLDVRNWLVRNKRISGVIDWGEMGIGDPACDVMVAWKLHSPAARDAFREAFPVDDATWARARGWVVSQAVAILAYYTPQNNPILYHEAKSWLDLVLEDL, encoded by the coding sequence TCCCACACTGGGCAAAATTACCCTTACGGCGGGTTGAACCAATTGGAACGGTAAATGCCATCTTTCGACTTGGTGACGAATATTCTGTTCGGCTCGCACGAAGGGGTGGACCGATAACACCAGGAAGCCGCGAATTCACATGGTTGCCAAGACTTGCATCATCAGTTTCGCTTGATATCCCTATGCCTATCGCTCAGGGGCATCCCAACAACGAATATCCATGGTTTTGGGAGGTTCATACCTGGGTTGAGGGCGATACGATGCCTATAGAGGGGATTGACGAGATTCAGGCAGCGTGTGATCTTGCCGCGTTCATCGCAGCACTGCAACAAGTCAATTCGTCGGGTGGGCCGTTGGGACGGGGCATCCCTTTGGCTCAACGTGATAAGGACTTTCGATACTGGCTGGCGCGATTTGATGGTGACCCTGCAGTTTCTGTTGTGTGGGAGTCGGCTCTCGCTGCACCTCCGTGGAACGGCCCCCCAGTATGGCATCATGGCGATCTAGATGTACGCAACTGGCTCGTACGAAATAAGCGCATAAGCGGTGTGATTGATTGGGGTGAGATGGGCATTGGCGATCCCGCGTGCGATGTAATGGTCGCATGGAAGTTGCATTCGCCAGCGGCGCGTGATGCGTTCCGTGAGGCTTTTCCGGTGGATGACGCTACGTGGGCAAGGGCACGTGGATGGGTCGTATCACAGGCAGTCGCAATCCTCGCTTACTACACGCCGCAAAATAATCCGATTCTATACCATGAGGCGAAATCCTGGCTCGATCTAGTGTTGGAAGATTTGTGA
- a CDS encoding FAD-dependent oxidoreductase, protein MTELTGRIIRRGDPGYPEARKNFNLYYSKFPEAIVFCEEEKDVLNALKYVRESKVPFRVRSGRHSYQNFSLLDNGIVIDISELNAIKVDTSKDIAVIKAGCELGNVYQTLWQHGRTLPSGIHSSAGSTIPAGTQSSVGIAGLTLGGGIGYLSRVFGLTCDNLLNVRIAVPKGKDDVKVLEANSRKNSELFWACCGGGGGNFGIVTEFTFRIHPIKNVSIFQAEWDFDQLETAFDSWQHWAPFADRRLTSSIELKAKSENTIQALGQFLGSKDELKKLIRPLVKNTSPRKVQVTTIPFNQAVNFFNNPAGNIPSYFKRSGAYIYKPLPNEGIKIMKRFLENAPNENAAIWQQSLAGAVQDKAPSETAYYHRNALIAQEYNTRWTKDEVASRNVQWVYSLRKHLTPYTRGNYVNWPDILIRDWPRTYYGDNFDQLRKVKTKVDPMNVFRFKQSIPPFSN, encoded by the coding sequence GTGACTGAATTAACTGGACGGATTATACGACGTGGTGACCCGGGCTATCCGGAGGCCCGTAAAAATTTCAATCTATATTATTCAAAGTTCCCTGAAGCAATTGTATTTTGTGAGGAAGAAAAGGATGTTTTGAATGCATTAAAATATGTACGGGAAAGCAAAGTTCCTTTTCGTGTGAGGAGTGGGAGGCATAGTTATCAAAATTTCTCATTACTAGATAATGGGATTGTCATTGATATCAGCGAACTGAACGCTATAAAAGTTGATACGTCAAAGGATATTGCGGTCATTAAAGCAGGTTGTGAACTCGGAAATGTCTATCAAACATTATGGCAGCACGGACGTACACTCCCTAGTGGCATTCACTCAAGTGCAGGTAGTACAATCCCCGCTGGAACCCAGTCTAGTGTTGGGATCGCTGGTCTGACATTAGGCGGAGGAATCGGTTACTTATCTCGGGTATTTGGATTAACTTGTGACAACCTCCTAAATGTTCGAATTGCCGTGCCAAAAGGAAAGGACGATGTGAAAGTTTTAGAAGCAAATAGTAGGAAGAATAGCGAACTATTTTGGGCATGTTGCGGTGGCGGCGGTGGGAATTTCGGAATCGTCACCGAGTTCACATTCCGTATCCATCCAATTAAAAACGTATCAATCTTCCAAGCGGAGTGGGATTTTGACCAATTGGAAACAGCATTTGATAGCTGGCAGCATTGGGCACCTTTCGCGGATCGAAGGTTAACCTCATCCATTGAACTCAAGGCCAAAAGCGAAAACACAATCCAGGCGCTTGGACAATTTCTCGGTTCAAAGGATGAATTAAAAAAATTGATTCGGCCACTCGTGAAAAACACTTCTCCAAGAAAGGTTCAGGTGACAACAATACCCTTCAATCAAGCTGTTAACTTTTTCAACAATCCAGCAGGAAATATCCCCTCTTATTTCAAACGGTCAGGTGCATACATTTACAAACCACTTCCCAATGAAGGGATCAAAATTATGAAAAGATTCCTTGAAAATGCACCAAATGAGAATGCAGCAATCTGGCAACAATCATTGGCAGGCGCTGTACAAGACAAAGCACCATCTGAAACAGCTTATTATCATAGGAATGCATTAATAGCTCAGGAATATAACACAAGATGGACGAAGGATGAAGTCGCAAGCAGGAATGTACAATGGGTTTATTCATTACGCAAACATTTGACACCGTACACACGAGGAAATTATGTCAATTGGCCAGATATCTTAATTCGGGATTGGCCGAGAACCTATTATGGCGACAACTTTGATCAATTACGAAAAGTCAAAACGAAAGTAGATCCTATGAATGTATTCCGATTTAAGCAAAGCATCCCACCTTTTTCGAACTAA
- a CDS encoding DUF1722 domain-containing protein: protein MNNTQSISTLKHVKKGAESVWAANKYLVMACGQNRYREIRKSFRDTTDFRTSFTLLAQVEKEFHSISSKELPELSNALYHILGYFKNVLSAKDRNYLNNLIADNSEQALAKLEEHAQYQHIDYLMSCRLWNRKSAFNDIPITLHVEGETHPSYTLLWEENQLKQK from the coding sequence ATGAATAATACCCAATCAATTAGTACACTAAAGCATGTTAAAAAAGGAGCAGAATCCGTGTGGGCCGCTAATAAATATTTGGTAATGGCTTGTGGGCAAAACAGGTATCGGGAAATTAGAAAATCTTTTCGTGATACCACAGATTTCCGTACGTCCTTTACTTTATTAGCACAAGTTGAAAAAGAGTTTCATTCCATTTCAAGCAAGGAACTACCTGAACTCTCCAATGCGTTATACCATATACTTGGCTACTTCAAAAACGTATTATCTGCAAAAGACCGCAACTATTTAAATAATCTAATCGCTGATAATTCAGAACAGGCATTAGCCAAACTAGAAGAACATGCTCAGTATCAGCACATCGATTATCTCATGAGTTGCAGGCTCTGGAACCGTAAATCTGCTTTTAATGACATTCCTATTACATTGCATGTTGAGGGAGAAACTCATCCTTCCTACACATTGCTTTGGGAAGAAAACCAACTTAAACAAAAATAA
- a CDS encoding lactonase family protein: MVEQRYYDIFVGTYGNAIEWVLFDSEIGTLKKVGGVSGIENPSFLTVNQTGNRLYAASEIENGEVASFEIDYPNKVLTELNRQPTGGSSPCYISLAPNEQWLFTTNYGGGNAAVHPLKDDGAIEPICDLKNYAEGAQVSHPHTIINIPGTEKYLVTDLGLDCLYLYEFNAKSGKLILVNEISAIAGSGPRHIATTNQMVYVVNEFNSRISVYSCHEKSNSLTLEQQVKTIPEHFTGDNFCADIHIAPSGSYLYASNRGHHSVASYKIRQDGTLSPLDYSSTKGEWPRNFAIIPNGNYILAANERTDFIVVMKIEDDGIPRATGHVYTIKSPVCLQVR; the protein is encoded by the coding sequence ATGGTAGAACAGCGTTATTACGATATATTTGTTGGTACGTATGGAAATGCAATTGAATGGGTTTTATTTGATTCGGAAATAGGGACGCTGAAGAAAGTGGGCGGCGTATCCGGCATTGAAAATCCATCATTTCTAACCGTCAATCAGACTGGGAATCGATTGTACGCTGCGAGTGAAATAGAGAACGGGGAAGTTGCAAGTTTTGAAATTGACTATCCGAATAAAGTATTAACGGAACTGAACCGCCAGCCCACAGGTGGAAGTTCCCCATGTTACATTAGCCTTGCTCCAAATGAGCAGTGGTTATTTACGACAAACTATGGCGGTGGAAATGCCGCGGTTCATCCCTTGAAAGATGATGGGGCAATTGAACCAATTTGCGATTTGAAAAATTATGCTGAAGGAGCACAGGTTTCTCATCCCCATACCATTATCAATATCCCGGGTACAGAGAAGTATCTGGTTACTGATTTAGGTTTGGATTGCTTATATCTGTATGAATTCAACGCTAAGTCAGGCAAACTGATTTTAGTAAATGAAATTTCCGCGATTGCGGGGTCTGGCCCCAGACATATTGCGACGACCAACCAAATGGTCTACGTAGTCAACGAATTTAATTCTCGGATATCCGTTTATTCTTGTCATGAAAAAAGTAATTCGCTAACGCTCGAACAGCAAGTGAAAACAATTCCAGAACATTTCACCGGGGACAACTTCTGTGCCGACATACATATAGCCCCGTCCGGTTCCTATTTATATGCATCAAATCGCGGGCACCACAGTGTAGCGTCATACAAGATAAGGCAGGATGGAACACTTAGTCCACTGGATTATTCATCAACAAAGGGCGAATGGCCACGCAACTTCGCAATTATCCCGAATGGAAATTATATCCTTGCAGCAAACGAACGTACGGATTTCATCGTAGTTATGAAAATAGAGGATGACGGAATTCCAAGAGCAACAGGTCATGTTTATACTATAAAGTCTCCGGTTTGTTTGCAGGTTAGATAA
- a CDS encoding DUF1659 domain-containing protein, with the protein MAVTAKQTSSTLRMVFSDGIDPISGKEIYKTKSFSNTKIAATTEQLFAVAVSLAPLQQRSLFKIERNDNSELRDEA; encoded by the coding sequence ATGGCAGTTACAGCAAAACAAACCAGCTCGACACTTCGCATGGTTTTCAGTGATGGGATTGATCCAATCAGTGGAAAGGAGATTTATAAAACAAAAAGCTTCAGCAACACAAAGATCGCAGCAACTACCGAACAGTTATTTGCAGTCGCAGTTTCCCTTGCGCCATTGCAGCAGCGTTCACTTTTCAAAATTGAACGCAATGACAATTCGGAGTTACGTGATGAAGCTTAA
- the mazF gene encoding endoribonuclease MazF, producing MEVPDKGDLVFLNFNPQSGHEQAGHRPAIVLSPQIFNQATKFAIICPITRQAKGYPFEVELPDGLDIGGVILTDQIRSLDWKSRGLKIRGHASAEVVEKCIKKIHAFLPL from the coding sequence ATGGAAGTTCCTGACAAAGGTGACCTAGTATTTCTTAACTTTAATCCACAATCTGGGCATGAACAAGCAGGTCACCGGCCCGCAATTGTTTTATCTCCACAAATATTTAACCAAGCCACAAAGTTTGCCATAATCTGCCCAATAACAAGACAGGCTAAAGGTTATCCATTCGAAGTTGAATTGCCAGATGGTTTAGATATTGGAGGGGTTATATTAACGGATCAAATTAGAAGTTTGGACTGGAAATCTAGAGGACTAAAGATAAGAGGACATGCATCAGCGGAAGTTGTAGAGAAATGCATCAAAAAGATACACGCTTTTCTGCCATTATAA
- a CDS encoding MarR family winged helix-turn-helix transcriptional regulator, translating to MILLYRPFENRLNEQLNKHQLHRAQWTILYYLYNEGSATQVEISHYQGVEKPTITRTVGRLEELGYVEPIRGKDKREKRIQLTEAGSTVYENVRVTIDQYEQAILSGISEEEQLETIRIMEEIRDNIMK from the coding sequence TTGATCTTGTTGTATCGCCCTTTTGAAAACCGGCTTAACGAGCAGCTGAACAAGCATCAATTGCACCGGGCGCAATGGACCATTTTGTACTACTTATACAATGAGGGATCGGCGACGCAGGTCGAGATTTCCCATTATCAAGGTGTGGAGAAACCCACCATCACAAGGACGGTCGGCCGCTTGGAAGAATTGGGCTATGTCGAACCTATTCGGGGCAAAGACAAGCGCGAAAAACGAATACAGCTGACAGAGGCTGGCAGCACCGTTTATGAAAATGTGCGTGTCACCATCGATCAATATGAACAAGCGATTTTAAGTGGTATTTCCGAGGAAGAACAATTGGAGACCATTCGGATAATGGAAGAAATTAGAGATAATATTATGAAGTAA
- a CDS encoding SRPBCC family protein, which translates to MKIYSFETTLQLPLSLEGAWEFFSDPSQLSDITPPWMRFEVKDVPPQQMYPGMIIKYHLQPLLGVKLNWVTEITHVAAPNYFVDEQRFGPYRFWHHQHHFKENKHGTEMKDIVHYVLPFSVIGRTVHKWNIEKKLKDIFQYREDKLKQLFNE; encoded by the coding sequence TTGAAAATCTATTCGTTTGAAACAACGCTACAGCTACCGTTGTCTTTGGAAGGAGCATGGGAATTTTTTTCAGATCCAAGTCAGCTTTCGGACATTACCCCTCCATGGATGCGCTTTGAAGTGAAAGATGTACCCCCTCAACAAATGTATCCAGGTATGATTATCAAGTACCACCTGCAACCATTATTGGGAGTGAAATTGAATTGGGTGACGGAAATTACCCATGTTGCAGCTCCAAATTATTTTGTGGATGAACAGCGGTTTGGACCGTATCGATTTTGGCATCATCAACATCATTTCAAAGAGAATAAACACGGAACAGAGATGAAGGATATTGTTCACTATGTATTGCCGTTTTCAGTTATTGGAAGAACAGTGCATAAATGGAACATTGAAAAAAAGTTGAAAGATATTTTTCAGTATCGTGAAGATAAATTAAAGCAATTATTCAATGAGTAA
- a CDS encoding AbrB/MazE/SpoVT family DNA-binding domain-containing protein, translating into MKTNKRKGVFSMTTKVQKWGNSLGVRIPQRVAERFDIENGSELELSVDEKGIILKPVVEDPTLEELLDQITEDNRHEEIDFGKSEGNELL; encoded by the coding sequence ATGAAAACAAATAAGAGAAAAGGAGTGTTTTCCATGACAACCAAGGTCCAAAAATGGGGTAATAGTCTTGGTGTTCGCATTCCACAAAGGGTAGCTGAGAGATTTGACATTGAAAATGGTTCAGAACTCGAGTTAAGTGTAGATGAAAAAGGGATTATATTAAAGCCTGTTGTTGAAGATCCTACATTAGAGGAATTGTTGGATCAAATAACAGAAGACAACCGTCATGAAGAAATTGATTTTGGTAAATCGGAAGGGAATGAATTATTATAA
- a CDS encoding MFS transporter: MNQSKSKLWTKDFIIVSAANFFLYLVFYLLLVTMAVYAVDEFAVSESEAGLVTGIFIIGTLIGRLFIGRMITSVGNKKMLYFGLIFFILTSLLYFVNAGITFLLITRLLHGIALGMASTATGTIIAEVIPKDRKGEGIGFYSMSITLATAIGPFIGLYMSQHTGYQTIFGFCLALGIISFIISLFARIPVMEKPVESSGAKKVKLSDFVEPKALPIALVVLIISLGYSSVLSFINFYAIEIDLVEVASLFFVVYAVAILVSRPFTGRLMDLKGANSVMYPAFVLFAAGLLLLSTAESSLPLLLAGVLIGFGFGNMQSTTQAIAVKVTPPRRIGLATSTYYIALDAGLGFGPYVLGFIIPLTGYRNLYIMMGVLVLITTVIYYFMHGKKEGSVWEVNPNSMASKTKAN; encoded by the coding sequence GTGAATCAATCAAAATCTAAACTATGGACAAAGGACTTTATCATCGTATCAGCGGCCAACTTTTTCTTATACCTGGTCTTTTATTTATTGCTGGTAACCATGGCTGTTTACGCCGTCGATGAATTTGCTGTTTCCGAGAGCGAAGCCGGTCTTGTCACTGGTATTTTTATTATCGGGACGTTAATCGGACGGCTATTCATTGGACGCATGATCACGTCGGTTGGTAATAAAAAAATGTTATATTTCGGACTCATCTTTTTTATTCTGACCTCGTTATTATATTTTGTAAATGCCGGAATCACCTTTCTGCTTATTACCCGTTTGTTGCACGGAATCGCATTAGGCATGGCAAGTACAGCAACCGGAACCATTATTGCTGAAGTCATACCTAAGGATCGAAAAGGGGAAGGAATTGGCTTTTACAGCATGAGCATCACACTGGCGACCGCAATCGGCCCTTTCATTGGGTTGTATATGAGCCAGCACACCGGTTATCAGACAATCTTCGGCTTTTGTCTTGCACTGGGAATCATCAGTTTCATTATTTCCCTTTTTGCAAGAATACCGGTTATGGAAAAGCCAGTGGAAAGCAGCGGGGCAAAAAAGGTAAAGCTTTCCGACTTTGTCGAACCGAAAGCATTGCCAATTGCCCTCGTTGTGCTGATCATATCGCTCGGTTACTCCAGCGTGCTTTCATTTATTAATTTCTATGCCATTGAAATTGATTTAGTGGAAGTGGCAAGCCTATTTTTCGTTGTCTATGCTGTGGCAATATTAGTATCACGCCCATTCACAGGTCGCTTGATGGACTTGAAGGGTGCAAACTCGGTCATGTATCCAGCATTCGTTCTATTTGCAGCAGGGTTACTACTTTTAAGTACAGCAGAATCCAGCCTGCCGCTACTGTTGGCCGGTGTTCTGATTGGCTTCGGATTCGGTAACATGCAATCAACTACCCAAGCCATCGCAGTTAAGGTAACACCGCCCCGCCGAATTGGCCTTGCAACGTCAACGTACTATATCGCGCTCGATGCCGGTCTCGGATTCGGACCGTACGTGCTCGGATTCATCATCCCATTAACCGGATATCGCAATTTATATATCATGATGGGCGTACTGGTCTTAATAACCACGGTAATCTACTACTTCATGCATGGGAAAAAGGAAGGCTCGGTTTGGGAGGTTAATCCTAACTCTATGGCATCGAAAACGAAAGCGAATTAA
- a CDS encoding CueP family metal-binding protein, with protein sequence MKLKVIFVLFFLSLVLVACSNSADKGNTSETEHAENIKKLVHGYSTGKLEAKSASITPQELTVVDANENEKVYKLTGEKFFVSIAPYVNQTHPCTYHSLTGCQGEMAVKEFKVHIKDSNGNTVVNKKMKSQENGFIDLWVPRNENYSIIITHNGKRVESQFSTFNDDPTCLTNMQLS encoded by the coding sequence ATGAAATTAAAGGTAATTTTTGTATTGTTCTTTTTATCGTTAGTCTTAGTAGCTTGTAGCAATAGCGCAGATAAAGGCAATACATCAGAAACAGAACATGCAGAAAATATTAAAAAACTGGTTCACGGATACAGTACCGGTAAACTGGAAGCTAAATCTGCTTCTATTACACCGCAGGAGCTTACTGTTGTTGATGCAAACGAGAATGAAAAGGTATATAAATTAACGGGTGAAAAGTTCTTTGTCTCCATCGCACCATATGTAAACCAAACACATCCCTGCACGTATCATAGCTTAACCGGCTGTCAGGGCGAAATGGCAGTGAAAGAATTCAAGGTGCACATAAAGGATAGCAATGGCAATACTGTTGTAAATAAAAAAATGAAGTCACAGGAAAATGGATTTATTGATTTGTGGGTACCGAGAAATGAAAATTACAGCATAATCATTACACATAATGGGAAAAGAGTCGAGTCGCAATTTTCCACATTTAATGATGATCCAACTTGTTTAACGAATATGCAGTTATCCTAG